In Silvanigrella paludirubra, one DNA window encodes the following:
- a CDS encoding response regulator, with product MKVLAIDDSKLALSQVERLIKDIIPNVEMLKFQDPKAGIEIAKKQFSEIKFILVDYNMDTMNGIEVIDEIISLYKANQIGLLTANTQSSIKEEVQKRGIHFLSKEGLKEQLLTIFNNIALKDSK from the coding sequence ATGAAAGTTCTTGCCATTGATGATAGCAAATTAGCTTTGAGCCAAGTAGAGAGATTGATTAAAGATATTATTCCAAATGTGGAAATGCTAAAATTTCAAGATCCAAAAGCAGGAATAGAAATAGCAAAAAAACAATTTTCTGAAATTAAATTTATTCTTGTTGATTATAATATGGATACTATGAATGGCATTGAAGTTATAGATGAAATTATTTCACTTTATAAAGCAAATCAAATTGGCCTCTTAACAGCAAATACACAAAGTTCAATTAAAGAAGAAGTTCAAAAACGTGGAATCCACTTTTTAAGCAAAGAAGGATTAAAAGAACAACTTTTAACGATCTTTAATAATATTGCTTTAAAGGATTCAAAATGA
- the rpmJ gene encoding 50S ribosomal protein L36 has translation MKVRASVKPICDKCKVIRRVGVVRVICENKKHKQRQG, from the coding sequence ATGAAGGTTAGAGCTAGTGTAAAGCCAATTTGCGATAAATGCAAAGTAATTCGTCGCGTTGGTGTAGTAAGAGTTATTTGTGAAAATAAAAAGCACAAGCAGCGTCAAGGTTAA
- a CDS encoding DOPA 4,5-dioxygenase family protein: MTIIKEVSIEEIDSYHAHVYYEMHNGFEAAKALAQLISNRFQNIIVSNLFDKPVGPHPVPMFEADFSIETFHTFVPWLMLNRQNLNILIHPNTKDMYADHLIFPIWLGNKLELNEEFLRISSNVLKNTTPKERLELM; the protein is encoded by the coding sequence ATGACAATAATTAAAGAAGTGTCTATAGAAGAAATTGATAGTTACCATGCTCATGTTTACTATGAAATGCATAATGGATTTGAGGCTGCTAAAGCGCTTGCCCAATTAATTTCAAATCGTTTTCAAAATATTATTGTTTCAAACTTATTTGACAAGCCTGTTGGGCCACACCCTGTGCCCATGTTTGAGGCCGATTTTAGTATAGAGACATTTCATACTTTTGTACCATGGTTAATGCTAAATCGACAAAATTTAAATATATTAATTCATCCAAATACAAAAGATATGTATGCAGATCATCTTATTTTTCCAATTTGGCTTGGAAATAAGTTAGAGCTAAATGAAGAATTTTTAAGAATTTCTTCAAATGTTTTAAAAAACACAACACCTAAAGAAAGATTAGAATTAATGTAA
- the rplQ gene encoding 50S ribosomal protein L17: MRHRLAHRKLNRDSAGRKALLRGLATQLIEHGTLVTTIERAKELRKIVEPLVALARVDSVNNRRSAASTLYSKKTVGDLFSRVAPPNAQRQGGYTRILKLGFRPGDHARRAIIEFVEPTAINKVEAPAAN; encoded by the coding sequence ATGAGACATCGTTTAGCGCATAGAAAATTAAACAGAGATTCTGCTGGTCGTAAAGCGCTTCTCCGCGGTTTAGCAACTCAATTAATTGAGCACGGTACATTAGTAACAACTATTGAACGCGCAAAAGAATTAAGAAAAATTGTTGAACCTCTTGTTGCTTTAGCACGTGTTGATAGCGTTAACAACCGCAGAAGCGCTGCTTCAACTCTATATAGCAAAAAAACAGTAGGTGACCTATTTTCAAGAGTAGCTCCACCAAACGCTCAAAGACAAGGTGGTTACACTAGAATCTTAAAACTTGGATTTCGCCCTGGCGACCATGCAAGAAGAGCGATCATTGAATTTGTAGAACCAACTGCAATCAATAAAGTAGAAGCTCCTGCTGCAAACTAA
- a CDS encoding DNA-directed RNA polymerase subunit alpha: MQSNWKALLKPQFIEKEDISSAFGRFIAKPLERGFGTTLGNALRRVLLSSLQGAAVVGLRIEGVEHEFSTVPDVSEDVTEVVLNLKALDVWLDTEGEKTAMIDVVGPKVVRGSDVISDGSLRILNPDHVICTVGAGGKFKAEITVRTGKGYLTSDAVKDGLPLGVIPIDAVFSPVKRVSFSVSDTRIGQRSDFNKLILEISTNGAVTSEDALAYAAKILKDQLSIFINFQEADDEVQVIDSIQVDARLNENLYKSVDELELSVRAANCLENAGIRYIGELVIRTEAEMLKTKNFGRKTLNEIKDLLAEMGLHLGMKIEGFDPTKLRDRI; this comes from the coding sequence ATGCAGAGCAACTGGAAGGCGCTGTTAAAGCCGCAGTTTATTGAAAAAGAAGATATTTCTTCTGCTTTTGGGAGATTTATAGCTAAGCCTCTGGAGCGTGGTTTTGGTACTACGTTAGGTAACGCATTGCGTCGTGTTTTGCTTTCTTCTCTTCAAGGTGCTGCTGTTGTAGGTTTGCGCATTGAAGGAGTAGAGCATGAGTTTTCGACAGTTCCTGACGTTTCAGAAGATGTAACAGAGGTTGTTTTAAACTTGAAAGCTTTGGATGTATGGCTCGACACAGAAGGTGAAAAAACCGCTATGATCGATGTTGTAGGTCCGAAGGTAGTAAGGGGATCTGATGTCATTTCAGACGGATCGCTTCGCATTTTAAACCCTGATCACGTCATTTGTACGGTTGGAGCAGGTGGAAAATTTAAAGCAGAAATTACCGTAAGAACTGGTAAAGGATACTTAACAAGCGATGCCGTTAAAGATGGTTTGCCATTAGGTGTTATTCCAATAGATGCTGTATTCTCTCCTGTTAAAAGGGTTAGTTTCAGCGTTTCTGATACACGTATTGGACAACGCTCTGATTTTAACAAACTTATTTTAGAAATCAGTACCAATGGTGCTGTTACTTCTGAAGATGCTTTGGCTTATGCAGCTAAAATCCTTAAAGATCAGCTTTCTATCTTCATAAATTTCCAAGAGGCTGATGATGAAGTTCAAGTGATTGATTCTATTCAAGTGGATGCTCGTTTGAATGAGAATCTATATAAATCAGTTGATGAACTCGAACTTTCTGTGAGAGCTGCTAACTGCCTTGAAAATGCAGGTATTCGTTATATCGGAGAACTTGTTATTAGAACTGAAGCCGAAATGCTTAAAACAAAGAATTTTGGTCGTAAAACTTTGAACGAAATTAAAGACCTCCTTGCTGAAATGGGACTCCATCTTGGCATGAAGATAGAGGGATTTGACCCTACTAAACTAAGGGATAGAATTTAG
- the rho gene encoding transcription termination factor Rho, translating to MQQQSHTTASSTSNNNTPNQPQQYRTSYQGHNNQQRNNHPSSRRPDQSRPVPTGADEKEPEFNSEVPVMNLKELKEKHISDLVHMAKDMGIDGAANLRKQDLVFSLLEAQAVRNGVVYSEGVLETLPDGFGFLRAPDYNYLPGPDDIYVSPSQIRRFNLRTGDTVSGQIRPPKDNERYFALLKVESVNGETPDFTGEKILFDNLTTIHPDFRFKLENDPQIYSTRLIDLFAPIGKGQRALIVAPPKTGKTILLQNIANSIAINHPEAVLIVLLIDERPEEVTDMERSVRGEVVSSTFDEPAQRHVQVAEMVIEKAKRLVEHKKDVVILLDSITRLARAYNSVVPPSGKILTGGVDANALHKPKRFFGAARNVEEGGSLTIIATALIDTGSRMDEVIFEEFKGTGNMELVLDRRLAERRVFPAIDINKSATRREDLLLARETLNRLWVLRKVLHPMSPIESMEFLLQRFERCETNDDFLNSMNG from the coding sequence ATGCAACAGCAATCTCATACTACGGCAAGTTCAACTAGTAATAACAATACTCCGAATCAGCCTCAGCAGTATCGTACCTCTTACCAAGGTCACAATAACCAACAACGTAACAACCATCCTTCTTCTAGAAGACCAGATCAATCTCGCCCTGTTCCAACGGGAGCTGACGAAAAAGAGCCTGAGTTTAATTCAGAAGTTCCTGTTATGAATTTAAAAGAGCTAAAAGAAAAACACATTAGCGATTTAGTTCATATGGCGAAAGACATGGGCATTGACGGCGCAGCAAACTTAAGAAAACAAGATCTTGTTTTTTCTTTGTTAGAGGCTCAAGCTGTTCGCAATGGTGTTGTTTACTCTGAAGGTGTGCTTGAAACGTTGCCTGACGGTTTCGGTTTTTTAAGAGCCCCTGATTATAATTATTTGCCTGGGCCAGATGACATCTATGTATCTCCATCACAAATTCGTAGATTTAATTTACGTACAGGAGACACTGTTTCTGGACAAATTCGTCCACCAAAAGACAATGAGCGTTACTTTGCTTTATTAAAAGTAGAATCCGTAAATGGCGAAACACCAGACTTTACTGGTGAGAAAATTTTGTTTGATAACTTAACAACCATTCACCCCGATTTCCGCTTTAAATTGGAAAACGATCCACAAATTTACAGTACACGTTTAATCGATCTTTTTGCTCCTATTGGAAAAGGTCAACGTGCTCTTATTGTGGCGCCTCCAAAAACAGGTAAAACTATTTTACTTCAAAATATTGCGAATTCCATTGCAATAAACCACCCTGAAGCCGTGTTAATTGTTCTTCTTATTGACGAACGTCCGGAAGAAGTAACAGACATGGAACGCTCTGTACGCGGTGAAGTTGTGAGCAGTACCTTTGATGAACCTGCACAACGTCACGTTCAAGTTGCCGAAATGGTAATTGAAAAAGCAAAAAGGTTGGTTGAGCATAAAAAAGATGTTGTTATCTTATTAGACTCCATCACTCGTCTTGCGCGTGCGTACAACAGTGTTGTGCCACCAAGCGGAAAAATATTAACTGGTGGTGTCGACGCGAACGCACTTCACAAACCAAAAAGATTTTTCGGTGCGGCGCGTAACGTGGAAGAAGGCGGAAGTCTTACTATCATTGCAACTGCGCTTATCGACACAGGAAGCCGTATGGACGAAGTTATCTTTGAAGAATTCAAAGGTACAGGTAACATGGAACTTGTTCTCGATCGCCGCTTAGCAGAACGCCGTGTGTTCCCGGCAATTGACATTAATAAGAGTGCAACTCGTCGTGAAGATCTCCTTCTTGCACGCGAAACTCTCAATCGTCTTTGGGTACTCCGTAAAGTATTGCATCCAATGTCTCCAATCGAGTCCATGGAATTTTTATTGCAACGTTTTGAACGCTGCGAAACCAATGATGACTTTTTAAATAGTATGAATGGTTAA
- a CDS encoding sensor histidine kinase, with protein sequence MIMDKSIELLYAKVLSEISHGVILIDSTQKIFIWNNWLFQHSKIDSENAVGKFITDIFPEINLNLRLKTGIEWCLESGKYTIISERFGLSPLPLYSENEKRINPRIILSPIQFENKFFCCIEIYDSSSYLAKENFARGQTRMLKDTQTTLVETSKLAALGEMAGGIAHEINTPLGAILLRASQIKRMLEKSPESLEKVIEFSDVIISICQKIESIIKGLRHFARSSEKDPFTKNKIIDIINDTIALCSARMQENNVEIMIEGNFNDLEIDCRPSQISQVLLNLLSNAQHALSNLTENKWIKISLTVEEEFIQIKIIDNGVGISENIANKIFQPFFTTKEIGVGTGLGLSISRGIIKDHGGDLFLDRKEKNTVFVVVLPKIQITKKK encoded by the coding sequence ATGATTATGGATAAGAGTATTGAGCTTTTATATGCAAAAGTACTTTCAGAAATTAGTCATGGAGTCATCTTAATTGATTCTACTCAAAAAATATTTATATGGAATAATTGGTTATTTCAGCATTCAAAAATAGATTCGGAAAATGCTGTCGGAAAATTTATTACAGACATATTTCCAGAAATTAATTTAAATTTAAGACTTAAAACAGGAATAGAATGGTGTTTGGAATCGGGAAAATATACAATTATCTCCGAGCGATTTGGGTTGTCTCCGCTTCCCTTGTATTCCGAAAATGAAAAACGTATTAATCCAAGAATAATTCTTAGTCCTATTCAATTTGAAAATAAATTTTTCTGCTGCATCGAAATTTATGACAGTAGTTCATATTTAGCTAAAGAAAATTTTGCACGTGGCCAAACACGTATGCTTAAAGATACACAAACAACTCTTGTTGAAACTTCAAAACTTGCTGCTTTAGGAGAAATGGCTGGTGGTATTGCTCATGAAATAAATACCCCCTTAGGAGCTATTCTTTTAAGAGCAAGTCAAATAAAAAGAATGCTTGAAAAATCACCAGAGAGTTTAGAAAAGGTTATTGAGTTTTCTGATGTTATCATTTCAATTTGTCAAAAAATAGAATCTATTATTAAAGGATTAAGGCATTTTGCAAGATCTTCTGAGAAAGATCCTTTTACAAAAAATAAAATAATTGACATTATTAATGATACAATAGCTTTATGTTCAGCTAGGATGCAGGAAAATAATGTTGAAATAATGATAGAAGGAAATTTTAATGATTTGGAAATAGATTGTAGGCCATCTCAAATTTCTCAAGTGTTACTTAATCTTCTTAGTAATGCTCAGCATGCTTTAAGCAATTTAACTGAAAATAAATGGATAAAAATATCTTTGACAGTTGAAGAAGAGTTTATACAAATAAAAATAATTGATAATGGAGTAGGAATATCTGAAAATATTGCTAATAAAATTTTTCAACCATTTTTTACCACTAAAGAAATAGGTGTAGGAACAGGGCTCGGTTTGAGTATATCAAGAGGAATTATTAAGGATCATGGAGGAGATTTGTTTTTAGATAGGAAAGAGAAAAATACAGTTTTTGTAGTTGTGTTACCTAAAATACAAATCACTAAAAAGAAATAA
- the rpsK gene encoding 30S ribosomal protein S11, whose translation MNKVVSKKKRVKRNVPTGIATISASFNNTIVTFADANGDVITWSSAGSKGFKGSRRSTPFAAQVAAEDAARKAIDCGMKSCSVIVTGPGSGRESAVRAISATGIKVTLIKDATPVPHNGCRPPKRRRV comes from the coding sequence ATGAATAAGGTAGTATCAAAGAAAAAGCGTGTTAAACGCAATGTTCCAACTGGAATAGCTACTATTTCTGCAAGTTTTAACAATACAATTGTTACATTTGCAGATGCGAATGGTGACGTTATTACTTGGTCAAGTGCTGGTAGCAAAGGTTTCAAAGGATCTCGCCGTAGTACTCCATTTGCAGCACAAGTTGCTGCAGAAGATGCTGCACGTAAAGCGATTGACTGTGGAATGAAAAGTTGCTCAGTTATAGTTACAGGCCCAGGTTCAGGCAGAGAATCCGCAGTACGCGCTATTTCTGCAACTGGAATTAAAGTAACACTTATTAAAGACGCAACACCTGTTCCACACAATGGATGCAGACCGCCTAAGCGTCGTAGGGTTTAA
- a CDS encoding MarR family winged helix-turn-helix transcriptional regulator, whose protein sequence is MSLILDQQLCFLVYSTSLSFNKAYQKLLKELGITYPQYLVLLVLWEREPQTVSKICNSLYLETSTITPLLKRLESLHLIERKREVTDERQVNITLTEKGKKLKDKVRHIPVELGNSSNLTKEEMNHLMIGLAKLRTALLKKKV, encoded by the coding sequence GTGTCCTTGATTCTTGACCAACAGCTATGTTTTTTAGTGTATTCAACTTCATTAAGCTTTAATAAAGCTTATCAGAAGCTCTTGAAAGAATTAGGCATTACCTATCCGCAGTACCTTGTTTTGCTTGTACTGTGGGAAAGAGAACCTCAAACTGTTTCGAAAATTTGTAATAGTCTTTATCTTGAAACAAGCACAATCACACCGCTGTTAAAAAGGTTAGAGTCTTTACATTTAATCGAGAGAAAGCGTGAAGTTACGGACGAAAGACAAGTAAACATTACCCTAACAGAAAAGGGTAAAAAACTTAAGGATAAAGTCCGCCACATTCCAGTGGAGCTAGGGAATAGCAGTAATCTTACGAAAGAGGAAATGAATCACTTGATGATAGGTTTGGCAAAGTTAAGAACAGCGTTGCTAAAAAAGAAGGTTTGA
- a CDS encoding zinc ribbon domain-containing protein YjdM translates to MSDLPQCPKCDSAYTYEDGELLICPECAHEWSKNSNKNDEQAEQYIVRDSNGNVLADGDMITVIKDLKVKGSSSVIKVGTKVKIIRLVEGDHDIDCKIEGIGPMQLKSEFVKKIMN, encoded by the coding sequence ATGAGTGATTTACCACAATGCCCAAAATGTGATTCTGCGTATACTTACGAAGATGGCGAACTATTAATATGCCCAGAATGTGCTCATGAATGGTCAAAAAACTCCAATAAAAATGATGAACAAGCTGAACAGTACATTGTTCGTGATTCCAATGGAAATGTTCTTGCTGACGGGGATATGATTACTGTTATAAAAGATCTTAAAGTAAAAGGATCATCATCAGTTATTAAAGTAGGAACCAAAGTAAAAATTATTCGTCTTGTAGAAGGCGATCATGATATTGATTGCAAAATAGAAGGGATTGGCCCAATGCAATTAAAATCTGAGTTTGTTAAGAAAATTATGAACTAA
- the katG gene encoding catalase/peroxidase HPI, with the protein MIAYKVTNHVEENTLQNNDKCPYSSGFRKNTILGTQTNADWWPNQLNINILHQHSKLSNPMDPQFNYAQEFKSLKLNAVIKDLHALMKDSQDWWPADYGHYGPFFIRMAWHSAGTYRIADGRGGAGSGTQRFAPLNSWPDNGNLDKARRLLWPIKQKYGCKISWADLMILAGNVALESMGFKTFGFAGGREDVWEPGEDIFWGPEGKWLGDERYKGNRQLDNPLAAVQMGLIYVNPEGPNGKPDPMGSARDIRETFARMAMNDEETVALVAGGHTFGKTHGAADPSKYVGPEPEGAEIEEQGLGWKNTFGTGKGAHAITSGLEGAWTATPIKWDNSYFETLFGYEWELTKSPAGAHQWIPKGQSGANTVPDAHIPGKFHKPMMSTADMAMRIDPAYEKISRRFMANPKEFANVFARAWFKLTHRDMGPIARYLGPLVPKEELIWQDPIPKLNHKLIAEKDIKAFKAKILKSGLTIFQLISTAWASASTFRGSDKRGGANGARIRLAPQKDWDVNQPEELSKVLAKLEKIQNDFNSKQRGKTRVSLADLIVLGGCAAVEAAAKKAGHVVKVPFTPGRMDALQSQTDKESFSVLEPTSDAFRNYIRKGHEQAAAELLVDRANLLTLTAPEMTVLIGGMRVLNTNYGNTKHGIFTNKPGALTNDFFVNLLDMNIKWQKLTGSKGIFEGRDRAKGNLKWTATIADLIFGSNSQLRALAEVYASSDSKKKFVLDFVAAWNKVMNLDMIKTKK; encoded by the coding sequence ATGATTGCGTATAAAGTTACAAATCATGTAGAGGAGAACACTTTGCAAAACAATGATAAATGTCCTTATTCAAGTGGTTTTCGTAAAAACACAATTTTAGGTACACAAACCAATGCAGATTGGTGGCCAAATCAATTAAACATCAATATATTGCATCAACATTCAAAATTATCTAATCCTATGGATCCGCAATTTAATTATGCGCAAGAATTTAAAAGCTTAAAATTAAATGCTGTAATTAAAGATCTTCATGCTCTAATGAAAGATTCTCAAGATTGGTGGCCAGCAGATTATGGTCATTATGGTCCCTTTTTTATACGAATGGCTTGGCATAGTGCAGGAACGTATCGAATAGCAGATGGTCGTGGTGGTGCAGGTTCTGGAACACAACGTTTTGCTCCTTTAAATAGCTGGCCTGATAATGGAAATCTCGATAAAGCGCGTCGTTTGCTTTGGCCTATCAAGCAAAAATATGGCTGTAAAATTTCTTGGGCAGATTTAATGATTCTTGCAGGAAATGTTGCTCTTGAATCCATGGGATTTAAAACGTTTGGTTTTGCAGGTGGTCGTGAAGATGTCTGGGAACCTGGTGAAGATATTTTTTGGGGACCGGAAGGAAAATGGCTTGGTGATGAACGTTATAAAGGCAATCGCCAATTAGACAATCCATTGGCCGCAGTTCAAATGGGTCTTATTTATGTAAATCCTGAAGGACCAAACGGCAAGCCTGATCCAATGGGTTCTGCCCGTGACATTCGAGAAACGTTTGCACGCATGGCAATGAATGATGAAGAAACCGTTGCACTTGTTGCAGGTGGACATACGTTTGGAAAAACACATGGAGCCGCTGATCCAAGTAAATATGTTGGACCTGAGCCCGAAGGCGCAGAAATTGAAGAACAAGGACTCGGATGGAAAAATACTTTTGGTACAGGAAAAGGTGCTCATGCCATCACAAGTGGTCTTGAAGGGGCTTGGACAGCGACTCCTATAAAATGGGATAATTCATATTTTGAAACCTTATTTGGTTACGAGTGGGAATTAACAAAAAGCCCAGCAGGAGCACATCAATGGATTCCTAAAGGGCAATCGGGAGCAAATACAGTTCCAGATGCGCATATTCCAGGAAAATTTCACAAACCGATGATGAGCACGGCCGATATGGCTATGCGAATAGATCCTGCTTATGAAAAAATATCTCGTCGATTTATGGCAAATCCAAAAGAGTTTGCAAATGTGTTTGCGCGTGCATGGTTTAAGTTAACACATCGAGATATGGGTCCTATTGCTAGATATCTAGGACCATTGGTTCCAAAAGAAGAACTTATTTGGCAAGATCCTATTCCAAAATTAAATCACAAATTAATTGCAGAAAAAGACATTAAAGCTTTTAAAGCAAAAATATTAAAATCAGGTCTTACTATATTTCAATTAATTTCAACTGCATGGGCATCTGCTTCTACATTTCGTGGAAGCGATAAACGCGGAGGTGCAAATGGGGCACGCATTCGTTTGGCTCCACAAAAAGATTGGGATGTAAATCAACCCGAAGAACTTTCAAAAGTTCTAGCAAAACTGGAAAAAATTCAAAATGATTTTAATAGTAAACAAAGAGGTAAAACAAGAGTTTCTCTTGCTGACTTAATTGTTTTAGGTGGGTGTGCCGCTGTTGAAGCTGCGGCAAAAAAAGCAGGTCATGTTGTTAAAGTTCCATTTACCCCAGGACGAATGGATGCTTTGCAAAGTCAAACAGATAAAGAATCTTTTTCAGTTCTTGAGCCTACATCAGATGCTTTCCGTAATTATATTCGTAAAGGACATGAGCAAGCAGCTGCTGAGCTTTTAGTAGATCGAGCGAATCTTTTAACTCTTACTGCTCCAGAAATGACTGTTTTAATTGGTGGCATGCGTGTTTTAAATACGAATTATGGGAATACCAAGCATGGTATTTTTACGAATAAACCGGGTGCATTAACAAACGATTTTTTTGTTAACTTACTTGATATGAATATCAAGTGGCAAAAGTTAACTGGTTCTAAGGGGATATTTGAAGGGCGAGATCGCGCCAAAGGAAATTTAAAATGGACGGCCACCATTGCCGATCTTATTTTTGGATCAAATTCTCAACTTAGAGCCTTAGCGGAAGTATATGCTAGTAGTGATTCCAAGAAAAAGTTTGTGCTAGATTTTGTTGCTGCTTGGAATAAGGTAATGAATTTAGATATGATAAAGACTAAAAAATAA
- the rpsM gene encoding 30S ribosomal protein S13 — MARIAGVDIPRNKRIEISLTYIHGLGRKSSQKILDQLSINRDMRTQDLNDDQINAIRKLIDTNHTVEGDLRRLVQSNIKRLMDLGCYRGLRHRKGLPARGQRTKTNARTRKGPKKTVANKKK; from the coding sequence GTGGCAAGAATTGCGGGCGTTGACATTCCGCGTAACAAGCGTATCGAAATTTCGCTTACGTATATACATGGTCTTGGTCGTAAATCCTCTCAAAAGATATTGGATCAATTGTCTATAAATAGAGACATGCGTACCCAAGATCTTAACGACGATCAGATTAACGCCATAAGAAAGCTTATTGATACAAACCACACTGTAGAAGGTGATTTGCGTCGTCTTGTTCAGTCCAACATCAAACGTTTGATGGACTTGGGTTGTTATCGTGGTCTTCGTCACCGTAAAGGTTTACCTGCTCGTGGACAAAGAACGAAAACAAATGCGCGTACGCGTAAAGGTCCAAAGAAGACGGTAGCGAATAAGAAGAAGTAA
- a CDS encoding organic hydroperoxide resistance protein, translating to MLEKVLYSTSAKATGGRDGKTETVDGKVKFNLSVPKELGGPGGEGTNPEQLFAMGYSACFLGAMRHVSGLEKIQLSPETTIEGVVGIGPIPNGFGIEVELKIHVPNMEVAKVKDIVEKAHIVCPYSNATRNNVNVKLTVI from the coding sequence ATGTTAGAGAAGGTTTTATATTCAACAAGCGCGAAAGCAACGGGCGGTCGTGATGGCAAAACAGAAACTGTAGATGGAAAAGTTAAGTTCAATCTATCTGTTCCAAAAGAATTGGGTGGTCCAGGCGGAGAAGGAACGAATCCAGAACAACTATTTGCCATGGGCTACAGTGCATGCTTTTTGGGCGCAATGAGACACGTTTCTGGTCTTGAAAAAATTCAATTATCACCAGAAACAACCATTGAAGGAGTCGTGGGCATAGGGCCTATTCCAAATGGATTTGGAATTGAAGTTGAATTAAAAATTCATGTTCCAAATATGGAAGTAGCAAAAGTAAAAGACATAGTTGAAAAAGCTCATATTGTTTGTCCTTATTCAAATGCAACAAGAAACAATGTTAATGTTAAATTAACGGTTATCTAA
- the rocD gene encoding ornithine--oxo-acid transaminase: protein MTNQNVSEISKKYIDMADKFGAHNYHPLKVVITKGSGEWVWDIDGKKYLDMLSAYSAVNQGHCHPRMQQTLMEQAQKVTLTSRAFHNDQMGPWLKQLTLLCKKDKALPMNTGAEAVETAIKVARKWGYLVKKVPRHQAEIIVCDHNFHGRTTTIVSFSSEPQYKDDFGPYCGGFRSVPYGDAAALEKAITPNTVGFLFEPIQGEAGIIIPAQGYLEKVSQICKKHNVLCIADEIQTGLGRTGKLFAHLYENCEPDLIILGKALGGAYYPISAVVGNDDILGLLKPGDHGSTFGGNSMACALSQTALSIIEDEKLADRAFKLGNQFREGLAHLPKKVVKEIRGKGLLNGIEIHPEAGKGRFYSELLQERGILAKETHDYTIRFAPPLVMKDESMRFAIDTISEVFAKTQAEWLQKS, encoded by the coding sequence CCAAAATGTTTCTGAAATTTCAAAAAAATATATTGATATGGCTGATAAGTTTGGTGCCCATAATTACCACCCCTTAAAAGTAGTTATAACAAAAGGTTCTGGCGAATGGGTTTGGGATATTGATGGTAAAAAATATCTTGATATGTTGAGTGCATATAGTGCTGTAAATCAGGGGCATTGTCACCCAAGAATGCAACAGACACTTATGGAACAAGCCCAAAAAGTAACTTTAACTTCAAGAGCTTTTCATAATGATCAAATGGGTCCTTGGTTAAAACAATTAACTCTTTTGTGTAAAAAAGACAAAGCACTTCCAATGAATACCGGTGCAGAAGCCGTTGAGACAGCAATAAAAGTTGCACGTAAATGGGGTTATTTAGTTAAAAAAGTACCTAGACACCAAGCAGAAATTATTGTTTGTGACCATAATTTTCATGGCCGTACAACAACAATTGTAAGTTTTTCTAGTGAACCTCAATATAAAGATGATTTTGGTCCATACTGTGGTGGTTTTCGCTCTGTTCCTTATGGAGATGCGGCCGCTCTAGAAAAAGCAATAACTCCAAATACCGTTGGGTTTTTATTTGAGCCTATTCAAGGAGAAGCAGGAATTATCATTCCTGCACAAGGGTATCTTGAGAAAGTAAGTCAAATTTGTAAAAAACATAATGTGCTTTGTATAGCAGATGAAATTCAAACAGGCTTAGGTCGTACTGGTAAACTTTTTGCTCACTTATATGAAAATTGTGAACCCGATTTAATTATCCTTGGAAAAGCATTAGGTGGTGCTTATTATCCTATTTCTGCAGTCGTTGGAAACGACGATATTTTAGGGCTTTTAAAACCAGGCGATCATGGTTCTACTTTTGGCGGAAATTCAATGGCTTGTGCTTTGTCACAGACCGCTTTGAGTATTATTGAAGACGAAAAACTTGCAGATAGAGCATTTAAATTAGGCAATCAATTTAGAGAAGGTTTAGCTCATTTGCCCAAAAAAGTAGTGAAAGAAATTCGTGGAAAAGGTCTATTAAATGGGATTGAAATTCATCCAGAAGCTGGTAAAGGTCGTTTTTATAGTGAACTTCTTCAAGAAAGAGGAATTCTTGCAAAAGAAACCCATGATTATACCATACGTTTTGCACCACCTTTAGTTATGAAAGATGAAAGTATGCGTTTTGCGATTGATACCATTTCTGAAGTTTTTGCAAAAACTCAAGCAGAATGGCTGCAAAAATCATAA